A stretch of the Lolium perenne isolate Kyuss_39 chromosome 3, Kyuss_2.0, whole genome shotgun sequence genome encodes the following:
- the LOC139838162 gene encoding uncharacterized protein — protein MANAPFSHEYTFPCHGTTTLKVLYTNSAASVEEWITNAEGSLDSSARKIVGLDVEYDKLSEDCKVLSRSNLYVHNLKDIQEIWRDPDKKKKLQGLKDVAGAIIDPIYFEMKDGFGRAEHRMWANPPPLPPKHLEYAARDAYATYEVYRRLDLFERGFFSLFKHPEKKRGRDW, from the exons ATGGCAAACGCTCCTTTTTCCCACGAGTACACATTCCCCTGCCATGGCACAACCACTTTGAAAGTTCTGTACACGAATTCAGCAGCTAGTGTTGAGGAGTGGATCACCAATGCTGAAGGTTCCCTCGATTCTTCTGCTAGGAAGATTGTTGGTCTTGATGTTGAGTATGACAAACTCAGTG AAGACTGCAAAGTTCTCTCACGTTCAAATCTCTATGTTCATAATCTGAAGGATATCCAGGAAATATGGAGAGATCCGGACAAAAAGAAGAAACTTCAAGGCCTGAAGGATGTtgctggagctattatagatccaatctattttgagatgaaggatggtTTTGGAAGGGCAGAGCACAGGATGTGGGCTAATCCGCCGCCTCTACCGCCTAAGCATTTGGAATATGCTGCACGGGATGCATATGCAACGTACGAGGTTTATCGAAGGCTGGATTTGTTTGAGAGGGGCTTCTTCTCCTTATTCAAACATCCCGAGAAGAAGCGTGGCAGGGATTGGTGA
- the LOC127338645 gene encoding uncharacterized protein — protein sequence MGSFKEDSPFQASHASFKRGARVADHEEEEKIPVDDRVSAGRAGAFGPRSRVGSSVTDISSSNSSMNYGKSPRQDRIGSDSFWCGAFCMHLPGLSSRRRPIMQQQQQQSMSLSEPDAPASMAGPAAEAARNSAVSKAASMERFGNNSSPTASGVVFDGRVDEEEVDDQEMSAYFDLPLELLRSSSVDMESPVTAAFLFDSSRGPGRKKSMLPDHLDFSFPAPPAFSSPPSPPS from the coding sequence ATGGGTTCTTTCAAAGAAGACTCTCCTTTCCAGGCCTCCCATGCGTCCTTCAAGAGAGGAGCTCGTGTAGCAGACCATGAAGAGGAGGAGAAGATCCCCGTGGACGATCGGGTCAGCGCGGGCAGAGCCGGCGCGTTCGGCCCGCGATCCCGGGTGGGCTCGTCGGTCACCGACATCTCGAGCAGCAACTCGTCCATGAACTACGGCAAATCGCCGCGGCAGGACAGGATCGGCAGCGACAGCTTCTGGTGCGGCGCCTTCTGCATGCACCTGCCCGGCCTGTCGTCGAGGCGGCGGCCGAtcatgcagcagcagcagcagcagtccATGAGCCTGAGCGAGCCGGACGCCCCGGCGAGCATGGCCGGGCCAGCGGCCGAGGCCGCCCGGAACAGCGCGGTGTCCAAGGCGGCCTCCATGGAGAGATTCGGGAACAACTCGTCACCCACAGCTTCCGGCGTGGTGTTCGACGGCCGCGTCGACGAAGAGGAGGTGGACGATCAGGAAATGTCGGCCTACTTCGACCTCCCGCTGGAACTGCTCCGGAGCAGCAGCGTCGACATGGAGTCGCCGGTCACGGCGGCGTTCCTCTTCGACAGCAGCCGGGGCCCGGGCAGGAAGAAGAGCATGCTGCCGGACCACCTCGACTTCAGTTTCCCGGCGCCGCCTGCTTTCTCCAGTCCACCGTCGCCACCGTCCTGA
- the LOC139838161 gene encoding uncharacterized protein, translated as MKVLYTNAAASVEEWITNAEASLDSSARKIVGLDVEYDKLSGTYFNPKKAAVIQLCVGTDVLVYHICHADERSEKLYDFFHGYRYTFAGFCVVEDRTILSRSKYYVHNLKDIQAIWRDPDNRKRTQGLKDVAGAIIDPIYFEMKDGFGRAEHRMWADPPPLPPKHLEYAARDAYATYEVFRRLDVFERGFFSLFKHPEKKRGRDW; from the coding sequence ATGAAGGTTTTGTACACAAATGCAGCAGCTAGTGTTGAGGAGTGGATCACCAATGCTGAAGCTTCCCTAGATTCTTCTGCTAGGAAGATTGTTGGTCTTGATGTTGAGTATGATAAACTCAGTGGAACCTATTTCAATCCGAAGAAAGCTGCTGTGATCCAGCTATGTGTTGGCACTGATGTTCTTGTGTACCACATATGCCATGCTGATGAGAGGAGTGAAAAGTTGTATGATTTCTTTCATGGCTATAGGTACACTTTTGCTGGGTTTTGCGTCGTAGAAGACCGCACCATTCTGTCACGTTCAAAGTACTATGTTCATAATTTGAAGGATATCCAGGCAATATGGAGAGATCCGGACAACAGGAAGAGAACTCAAGGTCTGAAGGATGTtgctggagctattatagatccaatctattttgagatgaaggatggtTTTGGAAGGGCAGAGCACAGGATGTGGGCTGATCCGCCGCCTCTACCGCCTAAGCATTTGGAATATGCTGCACGGGATGCATATGCCACGTATGAGGTTTTTCGGAGGCTGGATGTGTTTGAGAGGGGCTTCTTCTCCTTATTCAAACATCCCGAGAAGAAGCGTGGCAGGGATTGGTGA
- the LOC139838163 gene encoding uncharacterized protein: MKVLYTNAAASVEEWITNAEASLDSSARKIVGLDVEYDKLSGTYFNPKKAAVIQLCVGTDVLVYHICHADERSEKLYDFFHGYRYTFAGFCVAEDRTILSRSKYYVHNVKDIQAIWRDPDNRKRTQGLKDVAGAIIDPIYFEMKDGFGRAEHRMWADPPPLPPKHLEYAARDAYATYEVFRRLDVFERGFFSLFKHPEKKRGRDW, encoded by the coding sequence ATGAAGGTTTTGTACACAAATGCAGCAGCTAGTGTTGAGGAGTGGATCACCAATGCTGAAGCTTCCCTAGATTCTTCTGCTAGGAAGATTGTTGGTCTTGATGTTGAGTATGATAAACTCAGTGGAACCTATTTCAATCCGAAGAAAGCTGCTGTGATCCAGCTATGTGTTGGCACTGATGTTCTTGTGTACCACATATGCCATGCTGATGAGAGGAGTGAAAAGTTGTATGATTTCTTTCATGGCTATAGGTACACTTTTGCTGGGTTTTGCGTCGCAGAAGACCGCACCATTCTGTCACGTTCAAAGTACTATGTTCATAATGTGAAGGATATCCAGGCAATATGGAGAGATCCGGACAACAGGAAGAGAACTCAAGGTCTGAAGGATGTtgctggagctattatagatccaatctattttgagatgaaggatggtTTTGGAAGGGCAGAGCACAGGATGTGGGCTGATCCGCCGCCTCTACCGCCTAAGCATTTGGAATATGCTGCACGGGATGCATATGCCACGTATGAGGTTTTTCGGAGGCTGGATGTGTTTGAGAGGGGCTTCTTCTCCTTATTCAAACATCCCGAGAAGAAGCGTGGCAGGGATTGGTGA
- the LOC127339948 gene encoding uncharacterized protein yields the protein MKVLYTNAAASVEEWITNAEGSLDSSARKIVGLDVEYDKLSGTYFNPKKAAVIQLCVGTDVLVYHICHADERSESLVEFLHGFRYIFAGFCTTEDCKVLSRSNLYVHNLKDIQEIWRDPDKKKKLQGLKDVAGAIIDPIYFEMKDSFGRAEHRMWANPPPLPPKHLEYAARDAYATYEVYRRLDLFERGFFSLFKHPEKKRGRDW from the coding sequence ATGAAGGTTCTGTACACGAATGCAGCAGCTAGTGTTGAGGAGTGGATCACCAATGCTGAAGGTTCCCTCGATTCTTCTGCTAGGAAGATTGTTGGTCTTGATGTTGAGTATGACAAACTCAGTGGTACCTATTTCAATCCGAAGAAAGCTGCTGTGATCCAGCTATGTGTTGGCACCGATGTTCTTGTGTACCACATATGCCATGCTGATGAGAGGAGTGAAAGTTTGGTTGAGTTTCTTCATGGCTTTAGGTACATTTTTGCTGGTTTTTGCACCACAGAAGACTGCAAAGTTCTCTCACGTTCAAATCTCTATGTTCATAATCTGAAGGATATCCAGGAAATATGGAGAGATCCGGACAAAAAGAAGAAACTTCAAGGCCTGAAGGATGTtgctggagctattatagatccaatctattttgagatgaaggataGTTTTGGAAGGGCAGAGCACAGGATGTGGGCTAATCCGCCGCCTCTACCGCCTAAGCATTTGGAATATGCTGCACGGGATGCATATGCAACGTACGAGGTTTATCGAAGGCTGGATTTGTTTGAGAGGGGCTTCTTCTCCTTATTCAAACATCCCGAGAAGAAGCGTGGCAGGGATTGGTGA
- the LOC127338643 gene encoding uncharacterized protein: MDKDASTGGGGKVFDHVDDSGDAVFSGLGNLSSNMTDDADESADKTIRESLDLLNQDFAAYSADSLPRFLDPPVFDRTPAVEKGNMGSPVFDYTPLRQVLESEPVEATPVMEETQSQSVAGTQIVTQDYMVEEQLAKEKERQAAKLAQHQEKLTTYYRKYPAKAKSAKGNAVVNDVPRDGEAAESTRDECAAEIIPPKVRKERVVCRKIKENSPLGKAAAAAAAQARDPLQHTYAPASCSLLLSGPIVASERVSSPGKSRLGHRKRKIDVDETYVPDSTEDGVAAGKCNAKKSRTELVSDESDFEAPAKGKKVGRKPGPSKPVVLEGDSKKVLKRPTKKTMARKRKADEDLDGEKTRFQQTIRCSLGEVRSSKNWVLEGNISRVLMCYLMKTIDTSTMKLACGSGRVLEVNRDTVHQVFGFPIGGDTPILPAESGHDESLALLKQEFGFESNASIEPKDLHQLLSDLVEDPEKEDLAVKLPVSVGKLQCL; the protein is encoded by the exons ATGGATAAGGATGCTTCGACTGGTGGTGGAG GGAAGGTATTTGATCATGTTGATGATTCTGGTGATGCTGTGTTTTCTGGTTTGGGGAATTTATCTTCTAATATGACAGATGATGCTGATGAGTCAG CTGACAAGACTATAAGAGAATCTCTGGATTTGCTGAACCAGGATTTTGCTGCATATTCTGCTGACAGTTTACCGCGTTTCTTAGATCCCCCAGTATTTGACAGGACTCCTGCTGTTGAGAAGGGTAACATGGGCAGCCCTGTTTTTGATTATACTCCTCTGCGGCAAGTTCTTGAATCTGAACCAGTTGAAGCTACACCTGTGATGGAAGAAACCCAATCTCAGTCTGTGGCTGGTACTCAAATAGTTACTCAGGATTATATGGTTGAAGAACAGCTTGCGAAGGAAAAGGAGAGACAAGCTGCTAAATTAGCTCAGCACCAGGAGAAATTGACTACATATTACCGGAAATACCCTGCGAAAGCAAAGTCTGCTAAGGGTAATGCCGTTGTCAATGATGTTCCACGTGACGGCGAGGCTGCTGAAAGCACACGTGATGAATGTGCTGCTGAAATTATTCCTCCTAAAGTGAGGAAAGAAAGGGTTGTTTGCAGGAAGATAAAAGAGAATTCACCTCTGGGgaaagctgctgctgctgctgctgcccagGCCAGAGATCCTTTGCAGCACACATACGCCCCAG CCTCGTGTTCTTTGCTACTGTCCGGTCCCATCGTTGCTTCGGAACGAGTTTCATCTCCTGGGAAATCACGTCTGGGTCACCGTAAACGTAAGATTGATGTCGATGAGACATATGTCCCAGATTCCACTGAAGATGGTGTTGCTGCTGGCAAG TGCAATGCTAAGAAGAGTCGTACAGAATTGGTTAGCGATGAATCAGACTTTGAAGCTCCTGCCAAG GGGAAGAAAGTTGGTAGGAAGCCAGGTCCTTCTAAACCTGTTGTTTTGGAAGGTGATTCGAAGAAAGTTCTGAAAAGGCCGACAAAGAAAACCATGGCTAGGAAGAGGAAGGCAgatgaagatcttgatggtgagaAGACACGTTTTCAGCAAACTATTCGTTGTTCTCTCGGTGAAGTTCGTTCGTCAAAGAAT TGGGTCCTGGAGGGTAACATATCACGTGTTCTCATGTGTTATTTGATGAAGACTATTGACACTTCTACCATGAAGTTGGCTTGTGGATCTGGCAGAGTTCTAGAGGTTAATAGAGACACTGTTCATCAGGTGTTTGGTTTTCCTATAGGAGGCGATACTCCTATACTGCCTGCAGAATCTGGACATGACGAGTCATTGGCTCTTTTGAAACAAGAGTTTGGGTTCGAAAGCAATGCTAGTATTGAGCCTAAAGATCTGCATCAATTGTTATCTGATCTTGTTGAAGACCCCGAGAAGGAAGATTTGGCTGTTAAG CTACCCGTGTCGGTAGGGAAGCTGCAATGCTTGTGA